The proteins below come from a single Solea senegalensis isolate Sse05_10M linkage group LG2, IFAPA_SoseM_1, whole genome shotgun sequence genomic window:
- the cops8 gene encoding COP9 signalosome complex subunit 8: MPTAVIMEENFDKLLEQCEAQELEAPGGIATPQVYAQLLALYLLHNDMNNARYLWKRIPQAIKSANPELAAIWAVGQRIWQRDFPGIYTAIAAYQWTENILPVMEALQESTRQRAYGLVAQAYTSITAEDFAAFVGYSVEEAVKGVVSQGWQADPSTRMVMPKKPDPPPVSLVPNEQQLARLTDYVAFLEN, from the exons ATGCCTACTGCTGTGATTATGGAAGAAAATTTCGATAAATTATTAGAACAGTGTGAAGCTCAGGAACTTGAG GCTCCAGGGGGCATAGCAACACCTCAAGTCTACGCTCAGTTGCTCGCACTATATTTACTTCACAATGACAT GAATAATGCCAGGTATCTATGGAAGAGGATTCCCCAAGCAATAAAATCG GCAAACCCTGAATTAGCAGCTATTTGGGCAGTCGGCCAGCGCATTTGGCAGCGAGACTTTCCAGGAATCTACACAGCTATTGCTGCTTATCAATGGACAGAGAATATTCTTCCAGTCATGGAGGCCCTTCAAG AGAGCACACGGCAGAGAGCGTACGGACTAGTGGCCCAGGCCTACACTTCCATCACAGCTGAAGACTTTGCAGCTTTTGTTGGTTATTCTGTGGAGGAGGCAGTAAAGG GTGTGGTGAGCCAAGGCTGGCAGGCAGACCCCTCTACCAGGATGGTGATGCCCAAAAAGCCCG ATCCTCCCCCGGTCTCACTGGTTCCAAATGAGCAGCAGTTGGCCAGACTCACTGACTACGTGGCTTTCCTCGAGAACTGA
- the trim63b gene encoding E3 ubiquitin-protein ligase TRIM63, which yields MDVQRTGSIVRAPSPMDSLEKQLSCPICLEMFTKPVVILPCQHNLCRSCASDLYDSRNPYRFSGGVFRCPTCRFEVVLDRHGVHGLQRNLLVENIIDLYKQQQEGSGSGNTETSLKPKESKEPMCQEHEDEKINIYCKTCQVPTCSMCKVFGQHKDCEVATLASVYQVQKGDLSNAIDTLVASNGRLQALLNQMDDACRAVQDNAQTAKQRLAESFDLLYAVLEDRKAILLEKITKEQDEKVAALRALAQRYGERLQASTELTDSAVRALEQNGAAEFLVASKGLITQTKDAAKSSLGEERPEPGFEKMDHFTLSTEHVVTVLSKMHFGVCEDDDFEDAEEEEEEEEEEEEEEEEEEE from the coding sequence ATGGACGTCCAGAGGACAGGATCAATTGTTCGGGCCCCCAGCCCCATGGATAGCCTTGAGAAGCAGCTGAGCTGCCCCATCTGCCTGGAAATGTTCACCAAACCGGTGGTCATTCTGCCCTGCCAGCACAACCTCTGCCGTAGTTGTGCCAGTGACCTCTATGACTCCCGCAACCCATACCGCTTTTCTGGTGGTGTCTTCCGATGTCCTACTTGTCGGTTTGAGGTTGTCCTTGACCGTCATGGTGTACATGGGCTGCAACGCAACCTGTTGGTTGAAAATATCATCGACCTCTATAAGCAACAGCAAGAAGGGAGTGGCAGTGGAAATACAGAAACCAGCCTGAAGCCTAAAGAATCCAAAGAACCAATGTGCCAAGAACATGAGGATGAGAAAATCAACATCTATTGTAAGACCTGCCAAGTTCCCACCTGCTCCATGTGCAAAGTGTTTGGGCAACATAAAGACTGTGAGGTTGCAACTTTAGCAAGTGTTTACCAGGTCCAGAAAGGTGACCTAAGTAATGCTATTGATACCCTGGTGGCTAGCAATGGCCGCCTGCAGGCTCTGCTCAATCAGATGGACGATGCCTGTCGTGCTGTTCAGGATAATGCCCAGACCGCTAAGCAAAGGTTAGCCGAAAGCTTTGACCTACTGTATGCTGTCCTTGAAGATCGCAAGGCCATTCTACTAGAGAAAATCACCAAAGAGCAAGATGAAAAGGTTGCAGCCCTTCGGGCTCTGGCCCAACGTTATGGAGAGCGACTGCAAGCCAGCACAGAGCTCACAGATTCGGCTGTGAGAGCACTGGAGCAGAATGGAGCTGCTGAGTTCTTGGTGGCCTCCAAGGGTCTAATCACACAGACCAAAGACGCGGCAAAATCTTCACTTGGGGAAGAGAGGCCAGAACCAGGGTTCGAGAAGATGGACCACTTCACTTTGTCAACAGAGCATGTGGTAACAGTCCTATCAAAGATGCATTTTGGGGTGTGTGAAGATGATGACTTTGAAgatgcagaagaggaggaggaggaggaggaggaagaagaagaagaagaagaagaagaggaggagtag